One window of Medicago truncatula cultivar Jemalong A17 chromosome 2, MtrunA17r5.0-ANR, whole genome shotgun sequence genomic DNA carries:
- the LOC11428544 gene encoding transcription factor bHLH112 yields the protein MAEEFHAGICGETWWNINNSTRSVFPLMMNSSSTCSVAANDVGNYSTWQNDFLGLKETIRTCSDIEVNNFDVSDCSLSFLDPQKPQIMGFDLLSPTSSNWNQSLFNDSQIQKEWSTKNLSSTSGSQVSRMDQEFSLEQQNMNSGLSCGYPIGSVNNSYNYPSSLIQSLFDPELQPEPQPQPQNSLFTNPSMSSSYSSSSNELSPTWTSLMKHSMPKQQLSGLLFSNNTPFWNASADALNDIRAGVFVSSQPQHQSPNFEDNKFNSPNTLLNKLKRDKSPETKNSSETAVKRPRIETPSPLPTFKVRKEKLGDRITALQQLVSPFGKTDTASVLHEAIEYIKFLHDQVNVLSTPYMKSGSPIQHQQDCDNVNESEGKKQDLRSQGLCLVPISSTFPMTNETPVDFWTPTFGGPLFGR from the exons ATGGCAGAGGAGTTTCATGCTGGAATTTGTGGTGAAACATGGTGGAATATTAATAATTCAACAAGAAGTGTATTCCCTCTTATGAtgaattcatcatcaacatgtTCTGTTGCAGCTAATGATGTAGGAAACTATAGTACTTGGCAAAATGATTTTTTGGGTTTGAAGGAAACAATAAGAACTTGTTCTGATATTGAAGTTAATAACTTTGATGTTTCTGATTGTTCTCTAAGTTTTCTTGATCCTCAGAAGCCACAAATCATGGGTTTTGACCTCTTATCTCCAACTTCATCTAATTGGAATCAGTCCCTATT TAATGATTCACAAATTCAAAAGGAGTGGAGCACAAAGAATTTGTCATCTACAAGTGGAAGCCAAGTTTCAAGAATGGATCAAGAATTTTCCTTAGAACAACAGAATATGAATTCTGGTTTATCATGTGGATATCCAATTGGATCAGTTAATAATTCCTATAATTACCCTTCAAGTTTGATACAAAGTTTATTTGATCCAGAACTACAACCTGAACCACAACCACAACCACAAAACTCACTTTTTACCAACCCTTCTATGTCCTCCTCCTATTCATCATCCTCCAATGAACTTTCACCAACATGGACTTCCCTTATGAAACATTCAATGCCAAAACAACAGCTTAGTGGATTGCTCTTTTCAAACAATACTCCTTTCTGGAATGCTTCAGCTGATGCCCTTAATGACATCAGAGCTGGAGTTTTTGTTTCGTCACAACCACAACATCAATCTCCTAATTTTGAAGACAACAAATTTAATTCCCCAAATACTCTATTAAACAAg CTGAAAAGAGATAAATCTCCAGAAACGAAAAATTCATCAGAAACTGCAGTTAAGAGGCCAAGAATTGAGACTCCATCTCCATTACCAACTTTTAAG GTCCGGAAAGAGAAGCTAGGGGACCGGATCACAGCCCTTCAGCAATTGGTTTCACCTTTCGGAAAG ACGGATACAGCATCTGTTCTTCATGAAGCCATTGAGTACATCAAGTTCCTTCATGATCAAGTCAAT gTTTTGAGCACTCCATATATGAAAAGTGGATCtcccattcaacatcaacag GATTGTGATAATGTGAATGAGTCAGAAGGGAAAAAACAAGATTTAAGAAGCCAAGGACTTTGTTTGGTGCCGATTTCAAGCACATTTCCGATGACTAATGAGACTCCTGTCGACTTCTGGACACCTACTTTTGGAGGTCCACTCTTCGGCCGATAG
- the LOC11430362 gene encoding NAD(P)H dehydrogenase (quinone) FQR1 produces the protein MATKVYIVYHSVYGHVEKLAEEILKGAASVEGVEAKLWQVPEILSEEVLRKMKAPPRSEVPDISPKQLADADGFLFGFPARYGMMSAQFKVFFDATGSLWNKQTLAGKPAGFFFSTASQGSGQEETPFTSITQLVHHGMLFVPIGYTFGAGMFEMENVKGGSPYGSGTFGEHEIGEPSELELAQAFHQGKYFAGIAKKLKGSQ, from the exons ATGGCCACTAAAGTTTACATTGT GTACCATTCTGTGTACGGACATGTTGAGAAGCTAGCTGAAGAGATTCTAAAGGGGGCTGCATCAGTAGAAGGAGTAGAAGCAAAACTCTGGCAGGTACCTGAAATATTGTCTGAAGAAGTCCTAAGGAAGATGAAAGCACCTCCAAGGAGTGAAGTACCAGATATTTCACCTAAACAGCTTGCTGATGCTGAtggttttttgtttggttttccaGCAAGATATGGAATGATGTCTGCTCAATTCAAAGTATTTTTTGATGCAACTGGAAGTTTATGGAACAAACAAACACTTGCAGGAAAGCCTGCTGGCTTCTTTTTCTCCACTGCTTCTCAAGGAAGTGGCCAAGAGGAAACACC gTTTACATCTATTACTCAGCTTGTTCACCATGGCATGCTTTTTGTACCTATTGGATACACATTTGGTGCTGGAATGTTTGAGATGGAAAACGTGAAGGGTGGATCACCATATGGTTCAGGAACTTTTGGGGAACATGAAATAGGAGAACCTAGTGAGTTAGAATTGGCTCAAGCTTTCCATCAGGGAAAATACTTTGCTGGAATTGCAAAGAAGCTCAAAGGGTCACAATGA